The proteins below are encoded in one region of Ereboglobus luteus:
- a CDS encoding type IA DNA topoisomerase, giving the protein MKSLIIAEKPSVAADLARALGKVPKKGDHYENDQYVISSAVGHLVELLMPEDIDKKKYGFWRLETLPIIPSRFELKPIDKTKDRFASLKKLLARKDIDEVINACDAGREGELIFTYIYQLAKSKLPVRRAWMQTMTPAGIRAAFEETRLRTAGQMSGLADAARCRSEADWLIGINGTRALTKRMFGKRAGNVASVGRVQTPTLALVVARELEIRNFISRDYWRITAQFGIANGSYEGVYQRPNYKKNDADPHDRIDRLWDKAAAEAVLADCQGNPPAAVTEEKKAATQIAPRLYDLTTLQREANNRLGLSARRTLQIAQALYEKHKMITYPRTDSRALPEDYIPTCKTTLQALEGNLAPHAQKALAEGYVRPNKRIFNNAQISDHFAIIPTGSEYKNLDDMEAKVFDMIARRFVAAFYPVAEYDVTTRISTIAQKHNFKTEGKVLTNPGWLAVYGRTSIDEDSANNSNAAQTAKSASAALPALTPADSNSAKTLDTKLHAEATKPPPRYTEATLLSAMESAGKLVDDEDMADAMKERGLGTPATRADTIDGLIYQKYMERNGRELSPTPKAEGLLEFLSVVGAEALTKPDMTGEWEYKLRLMEHNNYTRDKFMHEIVDVTKGIVDRTKNFEEDETTARVTDIISPTDSQPMKETLRAYKSQDGALVIYKVITGRKIEEDEIRQLVAAGEIGPLDGFVSPRTGNRFPSKLRIIDDPKNEGQKKVELDFGNKVDLSALTPVWTDPKTGEELCEAPTNYILRRRNEKADGGWEQTFSVGRLMCQKPIELDQAIKLVTEGKTDLIQAFISKRGRPFDAYLLRKGARIAWEFPPRAPKVGKDGKPVARKTKAAPDLTKATKIGDSKAHEGGTLYETTDSYIVAKPGANDEPRIVFECKKSICQKDIALTDVQQMLADGKSPLIEGFVSKRGSQFNAYLVLSKDKKKADFEFPPR; this is encoded by the coding sequence ATGAAGTCACTCATCATCGCGGAAAAGCCCTCCGTCGCCGCCGACCTCGCGCGCGCCCTCGGCAAGGTGCCCAAAAAGGGCGACCATTACGAAAACGACCAATACGTCATCTCTTCCGCGGTGGGCCATCTCGTCGAACTCCTCATGCCCGAGGACATTGATAAAAAGAAATACGGCTTCTGGCGCCTCGAAACCCTTCCCATCATCCCGAGCCGCTTCGAACTCAAACCCATCGACAAAACCAAGGACCGTTTCGCCTCGCTCAAAAAACTCCTCGCCCGCAAGGACATCGACGAGGTCATCAACGCCTGCGACGCCGGTCGCGAAGGCGAGCTCATCTTCACTTATATATACCAGCTCGCGAAATCAAAACTCCCCGTCCGCCGCGCATGGATGCAAACCATGACGCCAGCGGGCATCCGCGCCGCCTTCGAGGAAACCCGCCTGCGCACCGCCGGGCAAATGTCCGGCCTCGCCGACGCCGCCCGCTGCCGCTCCGAGGCCGACTGGCTCATCGGCATCAACGGCACCCGCGCCCTCACCAAGCGCATGTTCGGCAAACGCGCCGGCAACGTCGCCAGCGTCGGCCGCGTGCAAACCCCCACCCTCGCCCTCGTCGTCGCCCGCGAGCTCGAAATCCGCAACTTCATCTCGCGCGACTACTGGCGCATCACCGCGCAATTCGGCATCGCCAACGGCTCCTACGAAGGCGTTTACCAGCGCCCCAATTACAAGAAAAACGACGCCGACCCGCACGATCGCATCGACCGCCTCTGGGACAAGGCCGCCGCCGAGGCCGTCCTCGCCGACTGCCAGGGCAACCCGCCCGCCGCCGTCACCGAGGAGAAAAAAGCCGCCACGCAAATCGCCCCGCGCCTCTACGATCTCACCACACTCCAGCGCGAGGCCAACAACCGCCTCGGCCTCTCCGCCCGCCGCACCCTCCAAATCGCGCAGGCGCTCTACGAGAAGCACAAGATGATCACCTACCCCCGCACCGATTCGCGCGCGCTCCCCGAGGACTACATCCCCACCTGCAAAACCACGCTCCAGGCCCTCGAGGGCAACCTCGCCCCGCACGCCCAAAAAGCACTCGCCGAGGGTTACGTGCGTCCGAACAAACGCATCTTCAACAACGCGCAAATCTCGGATCACTTTGCCATCATCCCCACCGGCTCCGAATACAAGAACCTCGACGACATGGAGGCCAAGGTGTTCGACATGATCGCCCGCCGCTTCGTCGCCGCCTTCTATCCTGTCGCCGAATACGACGTCACCACGCGCATCAGCACCATCGCGCAAAAGCACAACTTCAAAACCGAGGGCAAAGTCCTCACCAACCCCGGCTGGCTCGCCGTTTACGGCCGCACCAGCATCGACGAGGATTCCGCCAACAACAGCAACGCGGCGCAGACCGCAAAGTCTGCCTCCGCCGCCCTCCCCGCGCTCACGCCCGCGGACAGCAACAGCGCCAAAACCCTCGACACCAAACTCCACGCCGAAGCCACCAAGCCGCCCCCGCGCTACACCGAGGCCACGCTCCTCTCCGCGATGGAAAGCGCCGGCAAACTCGTTGACGACGAGGACATGGCCGACGCCATGAAAGAACGCGGCCTCGGCACCCCCGCCACCCGCGCCGACACGATCGACGGCCTCATTTACCAAAAATACATGGAGCGCAACGGCCGCGAACTCTCCCCCACTCCGAAAGCCGAGGGCCTCCTTGAGTTTCTCTCCGTCGTCGGCGCCGAGGCGCTCACCAAACCCGACATGACCGGCGAGTGGGAATACAAGCTCCGCCTCATGGAGCACAACAATTACACGCGCGACAAGTTCATGCACGAAATCGTCGATGTCACCAAGGGCATCGTTGACCGCACAAAAAACTTCGAGGAGGACGAAACCACCGCGCGCGTCACCGACATCATCTCCCCGACCGACAGCCAGCCGATGAAAGAGACGCTCCGCGCCTACAAATCGCAGGACGGCGCGCTCGTCATCTACAAAGTCATCACCGGCCGCAAAATCGAGGAGGACGAAATCCGCCAGCTCGTCGCCGCCGGCGAAATCGGCCCGCTCGACGGCTTTGTCTCGCCCCGCACCGGCAACCGCTTCCCGTCGAAACTCCGCATCATCGACGACCCGAAAAACGAAGGCCAAAAAAAGGTCGAACTCGATTTCGGCAACAAAGTCGATCTCTCCGCGCTCACGCCCGTCTGGACCGACCCGAAAACCGGCGAAGAACTCTGCGAAGCGCCCACCAACTACATCCTCCGACGCCGCAACGAAAAAGCCGACGGCGGCTGGGAGCAGACCTTCTCGGTCGGACGCCTCATGTGCCAAAAGCCCATCGAACTCGACCAGGCCATCAAGCTCGTCACCGAAGGCAAAACCGACCTCATCCAAGCCTTCATATCGAAACGCGGACGCCCCTTCGACGCGTATCTCCTGCGCAAAGGCGCGCGCATTGCATGGGAGTTCCCGCCCCGCGCCCCGAAAGTAGGCAAGGACGGCAAACCCGTGGCCCGCAAAACCAAGGCCGCGCCCGACCTCACCAAGGCGACCAAAATCGGCGACAGCAAGGCGCACGAAGGCGGCACGCTCTACGAAACGACGGACAGTTACATCGTGGCCAAACCTGGCGCGAACGACGAGCCCCGCATCGTGTTTGAGTGCAAAAAGAGCATCTGCCAAAAAGACATCGCCCTGACCGACGTTCAGCAAATGCTCGCCGACGGCAAAAGCCCGCTTATCGAAGGTTTCGTGAGCAAGCGCGGCAGCCAATTCAACGCCTATCTGGTATTGTCCAAGGACAAGAAAAAAGCCGATTTCGAGTTCCCGCCGCGGTAA
- a CDS encoding OsmC family protein yields MVKITGEYQGELHCVAKHEQSGNTLVTDAPRDNNGRGEAFSPTDLAATALGTCMLTIMAMAARKHGVELKGTRFEVVKEMSTNLPRRIASVDTKFWVPFRKDALPVGTLERAAESCPVHQSLHPDIEKRITFYWAE; encoded by the coding sequence ATGGTCAAAATCACCGGCGAATACCAAGGCGAGCTTCATTGCGTCGCAAAACATGAACAGTCGGGCAACACGCTCGTCACCGACGCGCCGCGCGACAACAATGGCCGCGGTGAGGCGTTCTCGCCCACGGATCTCGCGGCCACCGCGCTGGGCACCTGTATGCTCACCATCATGGCCATGGCCGCGCGCAAGCATGGCGTCGAATTGAAGGGCACGCGCTTCGAGGTCGTGAAGGAAATGTCCACGAACCTGCCCCGCCGCATCGCCTCCGTGGACACAAAATTCTGGGTGCCGTTCCGCAAGGACGCACTGCCCGTGGGCACGCTTGAGCGCGCCGCGGAAAGCTGCCCCGTTCATCAGAGTTTGCATCCTGATATCGAAAAACGAATCACGTTTTATTGGGCGGAATAA
- a CDS encoding phosphopantothenoylcysteine decarboxylase, with protein MTRCLITAGPTREHIDPVRYLSNGSSGRMGYEIAAAAAALGWDVDLVSGPVSLDTPKGVRVTRVVSAAEMFAACEPLFTGCDVFIAVAAVCDYKPRVVSAEKTKKTADESAGMTLELVRTVDILKTLAARKTASQCVVGFAAETRDVEIYARKKLAEKNLDWIVANDVGKPGIGMDAANNAVVMISRDGARFEFGPAPKRDVAEFILTRLEH; from the coding sequence ATGACGCGCTGCCTGATCACCGCCGGCCCCACCCGGGAGCACATCGATCCGGTGCGCTACCTGAGCAACGGCTCCAGCGGGCGCATGGGTTATGAAATCGCGGCCGCGGCCGCGGCGCTCGGCTGGGACGTCGATCTGGTTAGCGGCCCCGTTTCGCTCGACACTCCCAAGGGCGTGCGCGTGACGCGCGTCGTGTCGGCAGCGGAGATGTTTGCCGCATGCGAACCGCTTTTCACCGGGTGCGATGTGTTCATCGCGGTCGCGGCGGTCTGCGATTACAAACCGCGCGTGGTTTCCGCCGAGAAGACAAAAAAAACGGCGGACGAAAGCGCGGGCATGACGCTCGAATTGGTGCGCACCGTTGATATTTTGAAAACGCTCGCGGCGCGAAAAACAGCGAGCCAATGCGTGGTCGGGTTTGCGGCGGAGACGCGCGATGTCGAAATTTATGCGCGAAAAAAACTCGCCGAAAAAAATCTCGACTGGATTGTCGCCAACGACGTCGGAAAACCCGGCATCGGCATGGATGCGGCGAATAACGCGGTCGTTATGATTTCACGTGATGGCGCGCGGTTTGAGTTTGGCCCCGCGCCAAAACGCGATGTGGCCGAGTTTATTTTGACGCGGCTTGAACATTAA
- a CDS encoding DoxX family protein, whose product MNKLIRKVFSTNSSNWAALPIRLAAGGVFLAHGAQKLFGAWGGHGLQGTAGFFEGTLHMKPGILWASLAAGGEFFGGVAILLGLATRFFGLVTTIIMATAIYTVHNSAFFLANNGMEYALVLMLASFALVISGGGAFSADSLIARKSNAG is encoded by the coding sequence ATGAACAAACTCATTCGAAAAGTCTTCTCGACCAATTCGTCAAACTGGGCGGCCCTGCCCATTCGTCTCGCCGCGGGCGGCGTGTTTCTTGCGCACGGCGCCCAAAAGCTCTTCGGCGCCTGGGGAGGGCACGGATTGCAGGGCACGGCGGGCTTTTTTGAGGGCACGCTTCACATGAAGCCCGGGATTTTGTGGGCCTCGCTTGCGGCGGGCGGCGAGTTTTTTGGCGGCGTCGCCATCCTGCTCGGCCTTGCCACGCGTTTCTTCGGCCTTGTGACGACCATCATCATGGCGACCGCCATTTACACGGTGCACAACAGCGCGTTCTTTCTCGCGAACAACGGAATGGAATACGCCCTCGTGCTTATGCTCGCCTCGTTTGCGTTGGTGATCAGCGGTGGAGGCGCCTTTTCAGCCGACTCGCTCATCGCTCGCAAATCAAACGCGGGGTGA
- a CDS encoding MarR family winged helix-turn-helix transcriptional regulator, whose translation MTTRRKTANAEKNALRAYVKLVRAAETVTARVHTVLPAGLTIAQFGVLEALHHKGPMIQSKIAAKVLKSAGNLTMVVDNLERDGHVRRTREATDRRRIRVSLTPQGSKYIAGLFPKIAASVGREFSILTPGEQAMLAEICKKIGLQNTTD comes from the coding sequence ATGACCACCCGACGCAAAACAGCCAACGCGGAAAAAAACGCACTCCGAGCCTATGTGAAGCTCGTGCGCGCCGCCGAGACCGTGACCGCGCGCGTCCACACGGTTTTGCCCGCCGGTTTGACCATTGCGCAGTTCGGCGTTCTTGAGGCGCTTCACCACAAGGGGCCGATGATCCAGTCCAAAATCGCCGCCAAGGTTCTCAAGAGCGCGGGAAATCTCACCATGGTGGTCGACAATCTGGAGCGGGATGGGCATGTGAGGCGCACGCGCGAGGCCACTGACCGGCGGCGCATCCGCGTCAGCCTCACGCCCCAGGGCTCCAAATACATCGCCGGCCTTTTCCCGAAAATCGCCGCCTCGGTCGGCAGGGAATTCTCGATCCTCACTCCCGGCGAGCAAGCCATGCTCGCGGAAATCTGCAAAAAAATCGGCCTCCAAAATACGACGGACTGA
- the asnS gene encoding asparagine--tRNA ligase, which yields MQRTLVKDAHNSTEPRDSILLQGWVRTRRDSKTFSFVELNDGSCLKGMQIIVQNTLPDYEALMHKAGTGASISVGGKLVASQGAGQKWEVQADTFEIIGEADASYPLQKKGHTLEFLREIAHLRPRSNLFGAVFRVRSRLAYAIHQFFQERGYFYVHTPIITASDCEGAGEMFRVSTLDTDKPPRAEDGSVDFASDFFARQSFLTVSGQLEAETFACALSNVYTFGPTFRAENSNTSRHAAEFWMIEPESAFLDLFGNMDLAESFVKYLVADVREHCAADLEFFGKFVDKELNARLDFVLQRPFQRCSYTEAIEILEKSGRKWEHPVKWGDNMQSEHERFLAEEHFKCPVTVYDYPKTLKPFYMRVNDDGKTVRAMDVLVPGIGEIIGGSQREERLDVLRENMAAHGLAEKDYWWYLDLRKYGTVPHSGFGMGFERMLMFVTGVANIRDVIPFARTPGSADF from the coding sequence ATGCAACGCACTCTCGTCAAAGACGCCCACAATTCAACCGAACCTCGCGACTCGATCCTGCTCCAGGGATGGGTGCGCACGAGGCGGGATTCGAAAACATTTTCGTTCGTGGAGCTCAACGATGGCTCGTGCCTCAAGGGCATGCAGATTATCGTGCAAAACACGCTACCGGATTATGAGGCGCTCATGCACAAGGCGGGCACCGGCGCATCGATTTCCGTGGGCGGCAAACTCGTCGCCTCGCAAGGCGCGGGGCAAAAGTGGGAGGTGCAGGCGGACACATTCGAAATCATCGGCGAGGCGGATGCCTCGTATCCGCTGCAGAAGAAGGGGCACACACTTGAGTTTTTGCGGGAGATCGCGCACCTGCGCCCGCGCTCGAATCTTTTCGGCGCGGTGTTTCGCGTGCGCAGCCGGCTCGCCTATGCGATTCATCAATTCTTTCAGGAGCGCGGCTATTTTTACGTGCACACACCGATCATCACGGCGAGCGATTGCGAGGGCGCGGGCGAGATGTTTCGAGTCTCAACACTCGACACGGACAAACCGCCGCGCGCGGAGGACGGAAGCGTTGATTTCGCGAGTGATTTTTTTGCAAGGCAGAGTTTTCTGACCGTGTCGGGGCAACTGGAGGCGGAGACATTTGCGTGCGCGCTGTCGAATGTCTACACGTTCGGGCCGACGTTTCGCGCGGAGAACTCGAACACCTCGCGGCACGCGGCGGAGTTTTGGATGATCGAGCCGGAGTCGGCGTTTCTCGATCTTTTCGGCAACATGGACCTGGCGGAATCGTTCGTGAAATACCTCGTGGCCGACGTTCGCGAGCATTGCGCGGCGGACCTGGAGTTTTTCGGCAAGTTCGTGGACAAGGAACTGAACGCGCGGCTCGACTTCGTGCTGCAGCGGCCGTTCCAGCGGTGCAGCTACACGGAGGCGATTGAAATTTTGGAAAAGAGCGGCCGCAAGTGGGAGCATCCCGTGAAATGGGGCGACAACATGCAATCGGAGCACGAGCGTTTTCTCGCCGAGGAGCATTTCAAGTGCCCGGTGACGGTTTACGACTACCCGAAAACACTGAAGCCATTTTACATGCGCGTGAACGACGATGGCAAAACGGTGCGCGCGATGGATGTGCTCGTGCCGGGCATCGGCGAAATCATCGGCGGCAGCCAGCGTGAGGAACGGCTCGATGTGCTTCGCGAAAACATGGCCGCGCACGGACTCGCCGAGAAGGATTACTGGTGGTATCTCGACCTGCGCAAATACGGCACGGTGCCGCACAGCGGTTTCGGAATGGGCTTCGAACGCATGCTGATGTTCGTGACGGGCGTCGCCAACATTCGCGACGTGATCCCGTTCGCGCGCACGCCGGGCAGCGCTGATTTTTAA
- a CDS encoding Smr/MutS family protein, translated as MSDKRDTRDGSATHESAGDEPVQIPINGELDLHTFLPRETARVIDAYIDACLERDIRTVRIIHGKGTGALRETVHAHLRKHPCVESFRLGDETSGGWGATLARLKKV; from the coding sequence GTGAGCGACAAACGCGACACGCGCGACGGTTCAGCCACGCACGAATCCGCCGGGGACGAGCCGGTGCAAATCCCGATTAATGGCGAACTTGACCTGCACACATTTCTGCCGCGCGAAACCGCGCGGGTGATCGACGCCTACATAGACGCCTGCCTTGAGCGCGACATTCGCACCGTGCGCATTATACACGGCAAAGGCACGGGCGCGTTGCGCGAAACGGTGCACGCGCATTTGCGCAAACATCCGTGCGTGGAAAGTTTTCGCCTCGGCGATGAAACCAGCGGCGGCTGGGGCGCGACGCTGGCACGGCTGAAAAAGGTTTAA
- a CDS encoding twin-arginine translocase TatA/TatE family subunit, with amino-acid sequence MPTLTPVLAFLDVGGPEMLLIFVLILVLFGGKRMPELARGLGKSLRDFKRAREGVEDQIKRALEDAPAPAKKRIKADSATTTPEDTSVYDEAAGAAATAAATGGEDAPDDGGASESDETENADDLEIEDDYEVDPYEDEYIGGTAESDALAHGVESEADADAAQESEPAAQESAPETPDEPPPEKKQPDAGEQAADGGGI; translated from the coding sequence ATGCCCACCTTAACACCAGTCCTTGCGTTTCTCGATGTAGGCGGCCCGGAGATGCTTCTCATCTTCGTGCTGATACTGGTTCTGTTCGGCGGCAAACGCATGCCCGAGCTCGCGCGCGGACTGGGCAAGTCGTTGCGCGACTTCAAGCGCGCCCGCGAGGGGGTCGAGGATCAGATCAAGCGCGCGCTCGAGGACGCGCCCGCGCCCGCCAAAAAACGCATCAAGGCGGACTCCGCCACAACCACGCCCGAAGACACGAGCGTTTATGACGAAGCCGCCGGCGCCGCGGCAACCGCCGCCGCAACCGGGGGCGAAGATGCCCCGGATGATGGCGGTGCGTCCGAGTCCGACGAAACCGAAAATGCCGACGACCTCGAAATCGAGGATGATTATGAGGTCGATCCCTATGAGGATGAATACATCGGGGGCACCGCGGAATCCGACGCGCTTGCCCATGGTGTTGAATCCGAGGCGGACGCCGATGCCGCGCAAGAATCCGAGCCGGCGGCGCAAGAATCCGCTCCCGAAACTCCTGATGAACCTCCGCCGGAAAAGAAACAACCTGACGCAGGAGAACAGGCCGCGGACGGCGGCGGAATCTAA
- a CDS encoding aldose epimerase: MEKVPYLGKELTRWQVGNSTFLGMPEMGARLMNWHVTLGDGTVRDVLYWPEMTDLNDFAVVKGGNPVLFPFCGRTFDNGDIHFWKAADGVRRPMPIHGIARQSKFDVLRCDERGFAAQLILDDENRASYPFDYEFVVSYRFEPLKLSCEYTLRNLDTQPLPWSAGHHFYFTLPWNEGLARGDYAIRIPAGKTMKQDFTDGKLVEPGPKFKAEESMANPVLLDTFHTALTDNTVTFGPKTQPGQVSVKLGTSKVPEPDSLFVTWTLDDKVPYFCVEPWMGPPNAPTHGVGMHWVMPGQTQSFVVEVDVG; this comes from the coding sequence ATGGAAAAAGTCCCCTATCTCGGCAAAGAACTCACGCGCTGGCAGGTTGGCAACTCGACGTTTCTCGGCATGCCCGAAATGGGCGCGCGCCTCATGAACTGGCATGTTACGCTTGGCGACGGCACGGTGCGCGACGTGCTCTACTGGCCCGAGATGACCGACCTCAATGACTTCGCGGTCGTGAAGGGCGGCAATCCCGTGCTCTTTCCGTTTTGCGGGCGCACTTTTGACAACGGCGACATCCATTTCTGGAAGGCCGCCGATGGCGTGCGCCGGCCAATGCCCATCCACGGCATCGCGCGCCAGAGCAAATTCGACGTGCTGCGTTGCGATGAGCGCGGATTCGCCGCGCAGCTCATCCTTGATGACGAAAACCGCGCGAGTTATCCGTTCGACTACGAGTTTGTCGTCAGCTATCGCTTCGAGCCGCTCAAGCTTTCCTGCGAATACACCCTGCGCAATCTCGACACGCAGCCGCTTCCATGGAGCGCCGGGCACCATTTCTATTTCACGCTTCCCTGGAACGAGGGCCTCGCGCGCGGGGATTACGCGATTCGCATTCCCGCCGGAAAAACGATGAAGCAGGATTTCACCGATGGAAAACTCGTCGAGCCCGGCCCCAAGTTCAAGGCGGAGGAATCTATGGCGAACCCGGTGCTGCTCGATACGTTTCACACCGCGCTGACAGACAACACGGTGACGTTTGGCCCGAAAACACAACCGGGACAAGTCAGCGTGAAGCTCGGCACAAGCAAAGTGCCCGAGCCTGACTCGCTTTTTGTGACATGGACTCTCGATGACAAGGTGCCCTACTTCTGCGTCGAGCCGTGGATGGGGCCGCCGAATGCGCCGACCCATGGCGTGGGCATGCACTGGGTCATGCCGGGGCAGACACAAAGTTTTGTGGTCGAGGTTGACGTGGGCTGA
- a CDS encoding NfeD family protein has translation MLRTLITALLATLALATACPALTNRSSKPETPKTPPHKAVAATTDGGKTRVMVIDVRGAIDEPVLYILRRGLKEAEENKTQVVVLNMKTPGGAAGVAMEMMEALSKFSGETITYVNDEAISAGAFISAATDEIWFAPGGVIGAAAAVNSDGQDIPETMRLKINSFFRAKIRAATEAHSYRGEVISAMIDKDYELIIDGQTLKAKGELLSLTATEAMKRYGSPSEPLLGAGIAKSIDDLLQQKYGSSNFSITHLEVTWSERLAQWLSMVKPLLLGLGMLALFIEFKTPGFGFFGIAGIVLMAVVFLSSYAAGLSGYEPMIVFVIGFALVIFELIFFPGVIVPMVTGLLMMLGSLVWAMADFWPGDPISVAWTTDALVAPLVNLGIGLAIGGVLILALLRYMPKSWFWDRIELASEIAGAAQIAGLDPEAAGVLGALVGRRARVTTPLRPFGQIEIDGKIYEARLPLGSAERDTVVIVRGHNDFSLDVESVDKSGGGNA, from the coding sequence ATGCTTCGCACCCTGATCACAGCTCTCCTCGCAACACTGGCGCTCGCAACCGCCTGTCCCGCGCTCACTAACCGATCGTCGAAACCCGAGACACCCAAGACGCCTCCACACAAGGCCGTCGCAGCCACCACCGACGGCGGAAAAACTCGCGTTATGGTGATCGATGTTCGGGGCGCGATCGACGAACCGGTGCTCTACATATTGCGTCGCGGCCTCAAGGAGGCGGAGGAAAACAAAACCCAAGTCGTCGTGCTCAACATGAAAACGCCCGGCGGCGCGGCCGGTGTTGCGATGGAAATGATGGAGGCACTGTCAAAGTTTTCCGGCGAAACAATCACCTACGTGAACGACGAGGCCATCTCCGCGGGCGCGTTTATTTCCGCCGCAACGGACGAAATTTGGTTCGCTCCCGGCGGCGTCATCGGCGCGGCCGCCGCCGTCAACTCCGACGGGCAGGACATTCCCGAAACGATGCGCCTCAAGATAAACAGTTTCTTTCGCGCCAAAATCCGCGCCGCAACGGAAGCGCACTCCTATCGCGGCGAAGTCATCTCGGCGATGATCGACAAGGACTACGAGCTCATCATCGACGGACAGACCCTCAAGGCCAAGGGCGAGCTCCTCTCGCTCACCGCCACCGAGGCAATGAAACGCTACGGCAGTCCGTCCGAACCGCTTCTCGGCGCGGGCATCGCCAAGAGCATCGATGATCTGCTCCAGCAAAAATACGGCTCGTCTAATTTCAGCATCACCCACCTCGAAGTCACTTGGTCGGAGCGCCTCGCGCAATGGCTCAGCATGGTCAAGCCGCTCCTCCTCGGCCTTGGAATGCTCGCGCTGTTCATCGAATTCAAAACACCCGGTTTCGGTTTCTTTGGCATCGCGGGAATTGTGCTCATGGCGGTTGTGTTTCTCAGCAGCTACGCCGCGGGACTTTCCGGATACGAACCCATGATCGTTTTTGTGATCGGGTTTGCGCTTGTTATATTTGAACTGATCTTTTTTCCCGGAGTCATCGTGCCCATGGTCACCGGCCTGCTCATGATGCTGGGCTCGCTTGTTTGGGCCATGGCGGACTTCTGGCCGGGCGACCCGATCTCGGTCGCGTGGACAACCGACGCACTCGTCGCCCCGCTCGTCAATCTCGGCATCGGCCTTGCCATCGGCGGCGTCCTGATTCTCGCGCTTTTGCGCTACATGCCCAAAAGCTGGTTCTGGGACCGCATCGAACTTGCCAGCGAAATCGCAGGGGCCGCGCAAATCGCCGGCCTTGATCCCGAGGCCGCCGGCGTGCTCGGCGCGCTCGTGGGCCGGCGCGCGCGAGTCACCACGCCGCTGCGCCCGTTTGGGCAAATCGAAATTGACGGAAAAATCTACGAGGCGCGGCTCCCGCTAGGCTCCGCCGAACGCGACACCGTCGTCATCGTGCGCGGACACAATGACTTTTCGCTCGATGTTGAATCCGTCGATAAATCAGGGGGAGGCAACGCATGA
- a CDS encoding NfeD family protein — MTLIVTLFLIGLVCLCFEVITPGGILGAIGGIFMLIGCVLVWSTYGATAGLTAIVAVLILAGILVYIEIFVLPKTRIGRGIFNNSAITGASQPPPASEKDVVGRECVALTTLAPTGYVLLDGKRYEARSLSGYIEKDALLIVSSLDTFTLQVTKK; from the coding sequence ATGACGCTCATCGTCACCCTCTTTCTAATCGGGCTGGTTTGCCTGTGCTTTGAAGTCATCACGCCCGGGGGAATACTCGGCGCGATCGGCGGCATCTTCATGCTCATCGGCTGCGTGCTCGTCTGGAGCACCTATGGCGCGACTGCCGGCCTGACCGCAATCGTCGCCGTTCTTATTTTGGCCGGCATTCTCGTTTACATCGAAATCTTCGTGCTTCCAAAAACGCGAATCGGCCGCGGCATTTTTAACAACTCAGCAATCACGGGGGCAAGCCAGCCCCCGCCCGCCAGCGAGAAGGATGTCGTCGGTCGCGAATGCGTCGCCCTCACCACGCTCGCCCCCACCGGCTATGTGCTCCTCGACGGCAAACGCTACGAGGCGCGCAGCCTCAGCGGCTACATCGAAAAAGACGCTCTCCTGATCGTTTCATCACTCGACACTTTCACACTGCAAGTAACCAAAAAATAA